From a single Rhodococcus qingshengii JCM 15477 genomic region:
- a CDS encoding uracil-xanthine permease family protein, whose product MTGAGGIGWTVHGDGKRIADGAVVAPDERLSWPRTIGIGMQHVIAMFGATLLVPTITGFPVTTTLLFSGIGTALFLLITRGRIPSYLGSSFAFIAPLTASAGSGPAAQLGAVMAVGIVLMLIGVAVRLIGSRVIDAVMPPVVTGAVVALIGLNLAPTAVGSFESQPLIATVTLVSILLVTVVGPGLLGRLGILVGVVIGWVFAAVIGGLDSERVSALREADWFGLPSLHGPSFDWSVIVLALPVVIVLVAENVGHVKAVSAMTGKSLDDLAGNALFADGLATTLAGAGGGSGTTTYAENIGVMAATRVYSTAAYWVAAATAVILAFSPKFGALVFTVPNGVIGGATMVLYGLIGILGVRIWMEAKVDFTDPVNLTVAAAALVAGIGNLTLTIGSVELGGIAWGSIGILVAYPIMRYLAKFRTSSNR is encoded by the coding sequence ATGACCGGGGCCGGCGGAATCGGCTGGACTGTCCACGGAGACGGCAAGCGGATCGCCGACGGAGCCGTCGTGGCGCCGGACGAACGACTGAGTTGGCCGCGCACCATCGGAATCGGGATGCAACACGTCATCGCGATGTTCGGAGCGACACTGCTCGTTCCGACCATCACCGGCTTCCCCGTCACGACGACGCTGTTGTTCTCGGGTATCGGCACCGCGCTGTTCCTGCTCATCACCCGGGGCCGGATCCCGAGCTATCTCGGTTCGTCCTTCGCGTTCATCGCCCCGCTGACAGCGTCGGCAGGATCGGGCCCGGCCGCGCAGCTCGGTGCCGTCATGGCCGTCGGCATCGTGTTGATGTTGATCGGCGTCGCCGTACGTCTGATCGGCAGCCGGGTCATCGACGCCGTCATGCCGCCGGTAGTGACAGGCGCCGTCGTCGCGCTGATCGGTCTCAACCTCGCTCCGACGGCGGTCGGTTCCTTCGAATCGCAGCCGCTGATCGCCACGGTCACGCTCGTTTCGATCCTGCTGGTCACGGTCGTCGGTCCCGGGCTGCTCGGCCGGTTGGGCATTCTGGTCGGCGTCGTGATCGGCTGGGTCTTCGCCGCGGTCATCGGTGGTCTCGACAGTGAACGAGTGTCCGCTCTGCGCGAAGCCGACTGGTTCGGGCTGCCGAGTCTGCACGGACCGTCGTTCGACTGGTCGGTGATCGTGCTCGCGCTGCCCGTGGTGATCGTTCTGGTCGCCGAGAACGTCGGACATGTCAAGGCGGTGTCCGCCATGACGGGTAAGTCCCTCGATGATCTGGCCGGCAATGCGCTGTTTGCAGACGGTCTCGCCACGACCTTGGCGGGCGCCGGCGGCGGATCCGGAACCACCACGTATGCCGAGAACATCGGGGTCATGGCAGCGACGCGTGTGTACTCGACCGCGGCGTACTGGGTAGCGGCCGCCACCGCCGTGATCCTGGCATTTTCGCCCAAATTCGGTGCACTGGTCTTCACGGTTCCGAACGGCGTCATCGGCGGTGCGACGATGGTTCTCTACGGACTCATCGGCATTCTCGGTGTGCGCATCTGGATGGAAGCGAAGGTGGACTTCACCGATCCGGTCAACCTGACCGTCGCCGCTGCCGCACTGGTTGCCGGCATCGGGAACCTGACGCTGACCATTGGTTCGGTCGAGCTGGGCGGCATCGCTTGGGGGTCGATCGGCATCCTGGTCGCCTACCCGATCATGCGATACCTCGCCAAATTCCGTACTTCGAGTAACAGATAA
- the nrdR gene encoding transcriptional regulator NrdR: protein MHCPFCRHPDSRVVDSREADEGQAIRRRRSCPECGRRFTTVETAVLSVVKRSGVTEPFSREKVVKGVRRACQGRQVDNDSLNLLAQQVEDAVRASGSAEIPSNEVGLAILDPLRNLDEVAYLRFASVYKSFSSAADFEREITDMREHAETRAAEKAPGAETVSVD from the coding sequence ATGCATTGCCCGTTCTGCCGGCACCCTGATTCCCGAGTGGTCGATTCGCGCGAGGCCGACGAGGGCCAGGCGATCAGGCGGCGCCGTTCGTGCCCCGAGTGTGGCCGCCGATTCACCACGGTCGAGACGGCAGTTCTCTCGGTCGTGAAGCGCAGCGGCGTCACGGAGCCTTTCAGCCGAGAAAAGGTTGTCAAAGGTGTGCGTCGCGCATGCCAGGGCCGCCAAGTGGACAACGATTCGCTGAATTTGCTCGCCCAACAGGTCGAAGATGCCGTTCGAGCTTCGGGTTCTGCCGAAATTCCCAGTAACGAGGTAGGGCTCGCGATCCTCGATCCGCTTCGAAATCTCGACGAAGTCGCCTACCTGCGATTCGCATCGGTGTACAAGTCCTTCAGCTCGGCTGCGGATTTCGAACGTGAGATCACCGACATGCGCGAGCATGCAGAGACCCGTGCCGCCGAGAAGGCTCCCGGCGCCGAGACCGTTTCCGTCGACTGA
- the lexA gene encoding transcriptional repressor LexA: MKDDRSSTAAEAGASAVPSPSSETLTERQRRVLEVIRDSVTERGYPPSIREIGDAVGLTSTSSVAHQLRTLERKGFLRRDPNRPRAVDVRGLDEVAADTAIASVSKHSGEYNSADPLPEPAFVPILGRIAAGGPILAEEAVEDVFPLPRELVGQGSLFMLKVVGESMIDAAICDGDWVVVRQQNVAENGDIVAAMIDGEATVKTFKRTKKEVWLMPHNDLFEPIPGNNAVILGKVVTVMRKI, encoded by the coding sequence ATGAAGGACGATCGCTCCAGCACAGCCGCGGAGGCAGGAGCTTCTGCAGTTCCGTCTCCGTCGAGCGAGACGCTCACCGAGCGTCAGCGGCGCGTTCTCGAAGTGATCCGCGATTCGGTGACGGAGCGCGGGTATCCGCCGAGCATTCGCGAAATCGGGGATGCGGTGGGGCTTACCTCCACGTCGTCGGTCGCGCATCAACTGCGAACGTTGGAGCGCAAGGGCTTCCTTCGACGCGATCCCAATCGCCCTCGTGCAGTCGATGTTCGGGGTCTCGACGAGGTTGCGGCCGATACCGCCATCGCGTCGGTGTCGAAGCATTCCGGCGAGTACAACAGTGCCGACCCGCTGCCAGAGCCGGCGTTCGTCCCCATCCTGGGCCGCATCGCTGCCGGCGGACCGATCCTCGCCGAGGAAGCTGTGGAGGATGTGTTTCCACTCCCCCGCGAGCTCGTCGGCCAAGGTTCGCTCTTCATGCTCAAGGTTGTCGGTGAGTCGATGATCGATGCAGCGATCTGCGATGGCGACTGGGTTGTCGTCCGTCAGCAGAACGTCGCCGAGAACGGTGACATCGTGGCCGCCATGATCGACGGCGAAGCCACCGTGAAGACGTTCAAGCGTACGAAGAAGGAGGTGTGGTTGATGCCGCACAACGACCTCTTCGAGCCGATTCCCGGCAACAACGCCGTCATCTTGGGCAAGGTTGTCACGGTCATGCGGAAGATCTGA
- a CDS encoding putative PEP-binding protein yields MTEQLNRITVHGTPVVPGIAYGPAIWPSSRPELVTDAPALDEADREAAADAFVAAAKAVENRLLGRAAEATGAAAEVLQANAAMAADRGWIGAAKKSIAGGVPPVQAAIAATEQFVVLFTKVGGVMAERVTDLEDIRDRVIAELSGLPEPGVPMPETPSVLCADDLAPADTAGLDATKIIGLVTIFGGPTSHTAIIARQLGIPCIVAAKELESIAAGTPILIDGTTGDVIAEPDPEQARELVEQSRIDRERVSTWTGPGRTSDGRPVDVLANVQDGAGARAAALTAAGGIGLFRTELCFLGRETEPTVDEQAAIYAEVLEAFAGKKVIIRTLDAGSDKPLKFANHQEEANPALGVRGVRIAWQDMGILDRQLDAIAAAAASTNSSPWVMAPMIATPAEAKRFADAVRARDLVPGVMVEIPAAALLADQILEHVEFLSIGTNDLAQYTMAADRMSSELADLTDPWQPAVLALVARTAQAGQAAGKRVGVCGEAAADPLLACVLAGLGVSSLSCAAASVAGVGAKVGSVTMAQCEAAAAAVLATGDPVAARKAAADAIS; encoded by the coding sequence ATGACCGAACAGCTCAACCGAATCACCGTGCACGGCACCCCCGTCGTGCCCGGAATTGCCTACGGCCCGGCTATCTGGCCGTCCAGCCGACCAGAACTCGTCACCGATGCGCCCGCACTCGACGAGGCCGATCGAGAGGCCGCTGCAGACGCCTTCGTCGCAGCAGCGAAGGCTGTCGAGAACCGCCTTCTCGGACGGGCTGCCGAAGCCACAGGCGCGGCCGCCGAGGTCTTGCAGGCCAACGCAGCGATGGCAGCCGATCGCGGCTGGATCGGGGCGGCAAAGAAGTCGATCGCCGGCGGAGTGCCCCCGGTGCAGGCTGCGATCGCGGCGACGGAGCAGTTCGTGGTGCTGTTCACCAAGGTCGGCGGTGTGATGGCCGAGCGCGTCACCGATCTCGAGGACATCCGCGACCGCGTGATCGCCGAACTCTCCGGATTGCCCGAACCCGGAGTTCCGATGCCCGAGACGCCGTCGGTGCTGTGCGCGGACGATCTGGCTCCTGCGGACACCGCGGGCCTCGATGCAACCAAGATCATCGGACTCGTGACCATCTTCGGCGGCCCGACCAGCCACACGGCAATCATCGCGAGGCAGTTGGGCATCCCGTGCATCGTGGCCGCGAAGGAACTGGAATCCATCGCGGCCGGAACACCGATTCTGATCGACGGAACCACCGGCGACGTGATCGCGGAGCCCGATCCCGAGCAGGCGCGCGAACTGGTCGAACAATCCCGGATCGATCGTGAACGCGTCAGCACGTGGACCGGACCAGGCCGGACGTCGGACGGCCGGCCGGTAGACGTCCTCGCCAACGTTCAAGACGGCGCCGGCGCTCGGGCCGCGGCGCTGACCGCAGCGGGAGGCATCGGGCTCTTCCGGACCGAACTCTGCTTCCTCGGCCGTGAGACCGAACCGACCGTAGACGAGCAGGCGGCGATCTACGCCGAAGTTCTCGAGGCCTTCGCAGGCAAGAAGGTCATCATTCGCACGTTGGACGCGGGTTCGGACAAGCCGCTCAAATTCGCCAACCATCAAGAGGAAGCGAATCCGGCCCTCGGCGTTCGTGGGGTCCGAATCGCCTGGCAGGACATGGGAATTCTCGACCGCCAGCTCGACGCGATCGCGGCAGCCGCGGCGTCGACCAACTCGTCGCCGTGGGTCATGGCACCGATGATCGCCACCCCGGCCGAGGCGAAACGTTTTGCCGATGCGGTGCGGGCACGCGATCTTGTTCCCGGTGTGATGGTGGAGATCCCGGCGGCGGCGCTGTTGGCCGACCAGATTCTCGAACACGTCGAATTCCTCTCGATCGGTACCAACGACCTCGCTCAGTACACGATGGCCGCTGATCGGATGTCCTCCGAACTCGCCGACCTGACCGATCCGTGGCAGCCCGCGGTGCTCGCCCTTGTCGCACGTACGGCCCAGGCCGGTCAGGCGGCAGGCAAGCGCGTCGGCGTCTGCGGTGAAGCGGCCGCCGATCCACTGTTGGCGTGTGTTCTGGCCGGACTCGGAGTTTCCTCGCTGTCGTGCGCTGCGGCGTCGGTCGCGGGTGTGGGAGCGAAGGTCGGGTCAGTCACCATGGCGCAATGTGAGGCGGCTGCGGCGGCGGTGCTGGCAACCGGTGATCCGGTGGCAGCGCGCAAAGCGGCGGCCGACGCAATCAGCTGA
- a CDS encoding acyl-CoA dehydrogenase family protein: MERTLFEPEHELFRESYQKFLAQHVAPNHEKWEEQNIVDRDVWVEAGKQGFLGTAVPEEFGGGGVKDFRYNAIITEETTKGGFSGIGFTLHNDVVAPYLLELTNEEQKQRWLPGFASGELISAIAMTEPGTGSDLQGIKTKAVRDGDHWVLNGSKTFITNGINADIIIVVACTDPDKGAQGFSLLVVERDMPGFERGRNLDKIGMKAQDTAELSFTDVRVPAANLLGEEGMGFFYLMKNLPQERLSIAVVAAAAMESVLESTIQYCRDRKAFGKSIGSFQNTRFVLAELATETTAVRILVDKFIEQLNAEKLTVQEAAMAKWWTTEAQVKLIDRCLQLHGGYGYMKEYPVAKAYMDSRVQTIYGGTTEIMKEIIGRSLNL, encoded by the coding sequence GTGGAGCGCACCCTGTTCGAACCGGAACATGAACTCTTCCGGGAGTCGTACCAGAAGTTCTTGGCACAGCACGTGGCACCGAACCACGAGAAGTGGGAAGAGCAGAACATCGTCGATCGTGACGTCTGGGTCGAGGCCGGAAAGCAGGGATTCCTGGGAACCGCGGTACCTGAGGAATTCGGCGGCGGCGGTGTCAAGGATTTCCGCTACAACGCGATCATCACCGAGGAAACCACCAAGGGTGGCTTCAGTGGTATCGGCTTCACGCTGCACAACGACGTGGTGGCGCCGTACCTCCTGGAGTTGACCAACGAGGAGCAGAAGCAGCGTTGGCTACCCGGATTCGCGTCGGGTGAGCTGATCTCGGCGATCGCGATGACCGAACCGGGTACCGGTAGCGACCTGCAGGGCATCAAGACGAAAGCAGTTCGCGACGGGGACCACTGGGTACTCAACGGTTCGAAGACCTTCATCACCAACGGAATCAACGCCGACATCATCATCGTTGTCGCGTGCACCGACCCGGACAAGGGTGCTCAGGGCTTCAGCCTCCTCGTGGTCGAGCGGGACATGCCCGGCTTCGAGCGAGGACGCAATCTCGACAAGATCGGCATGAAGGCTCAGGACACCGCCGAACTCAGCTTCACCGACGTACGCGTTCCCGCTGCCAACCTGCTGGGCGAAGAGGGAATGGGCTTCTTCTACTTGATGAAGAACCTTCCCCAGGAACGACTCTCGATCGCCGTCGTTGCTGCCGCCGCAATGGAATCGGTTCTCGAGAGCACGATCCAGTACTGCCGTGACCGCAAGGCATTCGGCAAGTCGATCGGCAGCTTCCAGAACACCCGATTCGTACTGGCCGAATTGGCAACAGAGACCACGGCAGTGCGCATCCTGGTGGACAAGTTCATCGAGCAGCTCAATGCCGAGAAGCTGACCGTGCAGGAAGCTGCGATGGCGAAGTGGTGGACCACCGAAGCTCAGGTCAAGCTCATCGACCGCTGCCTCCAGCTGCACGGAGGCTACGGCTACATGAAGGAATACCCGGTTGCCAAGGCGTACATGGACTCTCGTGTGCAGACCATCTACGGTGGCACAACCGAGATCATGAAGGAGATCATCGGACGCTCGTTGAACCTCTGA
- a CDS encoding LysM peptidoglycan-binding domain-containing protein: MRSIERMIEHIDRCRPAEVTMGNAALKSNRVFDDAIGFDAFGFDGTSALKYHPSFYGPDADAVSFERRGAAEMHGVARDVDNEPQAAVVRRVPAVGAVSGSRSLRESPRRWDSEHDSSRPYGGSFAHRNRVGVSRVEHEVAAEDVSWKTVFLGAVFTAFAVLALVGIGALSSGDVAATNGATEVVRVAAGESLSDIAAKVAPGQAVGSVIEQIMDLNAMSSSGLLVGQTLIVPASGR, translated from the coding sequence ATGCGTTCCATCGAACGCATGATCGAACACATCGATCGGTGTCGACCAGCGGAGGTCACGATGGGTAACGCAGCACTGAAAAGCAACAGGGTTTTCGACGACGCGATTGGTTTCGACGCGTTTGGTTTCGACGGTACGTCGGCACTGAAGTACCACCCCTCGTTCTATGGGCCCGATGCAGACGCTGTGTCCTTCGAACGGCGCGGAGCGGCCGAAATGCATGGCGTGGCCAGGGATGTCGACAACGAACCGCAGGCGGCCGTCGTTCGCCGGGTTCCGGCGGTGGGCGCGGTTTCAGGTTCGCGTTCATTGCGCGAATCTCCTCGCCGGTGGGACAGCGAGCACGATTCGTCACGCCCGTACGGAGGAAGTTTCGCGCACCGAAACAGGGTCGGTGTGTCACGGGTCGAACATGAAGTGGCCGCCGAGGATGTCAGTTGGAAGACGGTTTTCCTGGGCGCCGTATTCACCGCATTCGCAGTGTTGGCGTTGGTGGGGATCGGCGCATTGTCGAGTGGTGACGTAGCTGCGACAAACGGCGCGACCGAAGTGGTTCGCGTTGCCGCGGGTGAATCCCTCAGTGATATTGCTGCCAAGGTTGCACCTGGCCAGGCTGTCGGTTCGGTGATCGAGCAGATCATGGATCTCAATGCGATGTCGAGTTCCGGACTGTTAGTGGGACAAACGCTGATCGTGCCGGCCTCGGGGCGCTGA
- a CDS encoding DeoR/GlpR family DNA-binding transcription regulator → MYAEERQQAIGTMVSQRGRMSVAALSETFGVTTETVRRDLAFLERIGQIRRVHGGAVPTGSLHVTEPGMAERDQTRAQQKDRIARCAVTYLPPTGGSVIFDAGTTTGRMIPELPTENDFTAVTNSVPIGARLASMNSISLILLGGRVRGVTQAAVGEDALRLLSTLRVDVAFVGTNAISVGHGLSTPDSEEAAVKRGMVKAANHVVVVADSSKVGREHLISFAPLDSIDVLITDEEISPTDTSEFHDHGIEVVIA, encoded by the coding sequence GTGTACGCGGAAGAACGCCAACAAGCGATCGGCACCATGGTGTCGCAGCGCGGACGCATGTCCGTGGCGGCGCTGTCGGAGACCTTCGGTGTGACCACCGAGACCGTGCGTCGCGACCTGGCCTTCCTCGAGCGGATCGGACAGATCAGGCGTGTACACGGCGGCGCCGTTCCGACCGGATCCCTCCACGTGACCGAACCGGGCATGGCGGAACGCGATCAGACCCGCGCGCAACAGAAGGACCGGATCGCCCGCTGCGCGGTCACCTATCTCCCTCCTACCGGCGGCAGCGTCATCTTCGACGCGGGCACGACCACGGGCCGCATGATCCCCGAACTACCGACCGAGAACGACTTCACGGCCGTGACCAATTCCGTGCCGATCGGCGCACGACTGGCATCGATGAACTCGATTTCCCTGATCCTGCTCGGCGGACGAGTACGCGGGGTGACGCAAGCCGCGGTCGGCGAGGACGCTCTACGCCTGCTGAGCACGTTGCGGGTCGACGTCGCCTTCGTCGGAACCAACGCGATCAGCGTCGGGCACGGACTCTCCACCCCGGACAGCGAAGAGGCCGCCGTCAAACGAGGGATGGTCAAGGCCGCCAATCACGTTGTCGTGGTGGCCGATTCCAGCAAAGTCGGCCGCGAGCACTTGATCAGCTTCGCACCACTCGACAGCATCGACGTCCTCATCACCGACGAAGAGATCAGTCCCACAGACACATCCGAGTTCCACGACCACGGAATCGAGGTGGTGATCGCATGA
- a CDS encoding PTS fructose transporter subunit IIABC, with product MSDTTAAGSSGPEIISPELISLDTDLGSTKEDVIRSLAARLTAAGRASDAAGLVDAALAREAQSATGLPGGIAIPHCRAEAVSSASLGFARLDPKVDFGAPDGPADLVFLIAAPEGAGAEHMKLLSSLARALVRPAFVTSLREASTPDEIVRLVDEVLNPAPKDPAANAAAATPPAPVSTGKHATEETPAPAPAERHIVAVTACPTGIAHTYMAADSLVAAGERAGVKVHVETQGSSGSTPLDPSVIAGAAAVIFATDVGVKGRERFAGKPVVASGVKRAINEPDKMLAEALRASENPAAATVDGTAAAAADSDAGSVGFGTHLRQVLLTGVSYMIPFVAAGGLLIALGFLLGGYEISGPAKDIVLNNSITNLPDGGLATYLGAVLFQIGSLAFSFLVPALAGYIAFAIADRPGIAPGFTAGAVAVFVGAGFIGGLVGGLIAGVVALYIGRIAVPQWLRGLMPVVIIPLFATLVVGALMFIVLGRPLAAITSGLTDWLNGLSGSSAIFLGIILGLMMCFDLGGPVNKAAYAFAVAGLNVNDPATLRIMAAVMAAGMVPPLAMALASTVLRPKLFSEAERENGKAAWLLGSAFISEGAIPFAAADPLRVIPSMMAGGAVTGALIMAFDVTLSAPHGGIFVFFAVGGIGWFLVSLAAGTVVAALAVVGAKEFFRKGPSDAELDPEIVPAAA from the coding sequence ATGTCCGATACCACCGCAGCCGGCAGTTCCGGCCCGGAGATCATCAGTCCCGAACTGATCTCACTCGACACCGACCTGGGTTCGACCAAGGAAGATGTCATTCGTTCTCTCGCAGCGCGATTGACTGCAGCGGGACGGGCGAGCGACGCCGCGGGACTGGTCGATGCCGCACTCGCTCGCGAAGCGCAGTCCGCGACCGGACTGCCCGGCGGAATCGCAATTCCCCACTGCCGCGCCGAGGCTGTCTCGTCCGCGTCCCTGGGGTTTGCTCGACTCGATCCGAAGGTCGACTTCGGTGCACCCGACGGCCCCGCCGATCTGGTCTTCCTGATCGCGGCACCCGAAGGCGCCGGGGCCGAGCACATGAAGCTGCTCTCCTCCTTGGCCCGAGCACTCGTCAGGCCCGCGTTCGTCACGTCACTTCGTGAAGCGTCGACGCCGGACGAGATCGTGAGACTGGTCGACGAGGTACTCAATCCCGCACCGAAGGATCCTGCAGCAAATGCTGCGGCAGCGACACCCCCGGCACCTGTTTCCACCGGGAAACACGCTACCGAGGAGACCCCGGCACCAGCGCCCGCGGAGCGTCACATCGTCGCGGTCACCGCCTGCCCGACCGGAATCGCTCACACCTACATGGCGGCGGACTCACTCGTCGCCGCGGGTGAACGCGCCGGCGTCAAGGTGCACGTCGAAACGCAAGGTTCGAGCGGAAGCACCCCCCTTGACCCTTCGGTGATCGCGGGAGCCGCCGCGGTCATCTTCGCCACCGACGTCGGAGTGAAGGGCCGCGAACGATTCGCCGGTAAGCCCGTCGTCGCTTCCGGTGTGAAGCGGGCAATCAACGAGCCGGACAAGATGCTCGCAGAAGCGTTGCGCGCCTCCGAGAATCCCGCCGCCGCCACCGTTGACGGCACCGCCGCAGCGGCCGCGGATTCCGATGCCGGTTCCGTAGGGTTCGGCACCCACCTCCGTCAGGTCCTCTTGACCGGTGTCAGCTACATGATCCCGTTCGTCGCGGCCGGCGGTCTGCTGATCGCACTCGGCTTCCTGCTCGGCGGATACGAGATCTCCGGTCCGGCCAAGGACATCGTTCTCAACAACTCGATCACCAACCTTCCCGACGGTGGTCTGGCCACCTATCTCGGCGCAGTGCTGTTCCAGATCGGTTCCTTGGCATTCAGCTTCCTGGTGCCCGCCTTGGCCGGCTACATCGCCTTCGCCATCGCCGACCGGCCTGGCATCGCTCCCGGCTTCACAGCCGGCGCGGTCGCCGTGTTCGTCGGTGCCGGTTTCATCGGCGGCTTGGTCGGTGGTCTCATCGCCGGTGTCGTCGCGCTCTACATCGGCCGGATCGCCGTCCCGCAGTGGCTGCGAGGCCTGATGCCGGTGGTGATCATTCCGCTGTTCGCGACGCTGGTCGTCGGAGCACTGATGTTCATCGTCCTCGGGCGTCCGCTCGCCGCGATCACCTCCGGTCTCACCGACTGGCTCAACGGACTGTCCGGCAGCTCGGCCATCTTCCTCGGCATCATTCTCGGCCTGATGATGTGCTTCGACCTCGGTGGACCGGTCAACAAGGCGGCTTACGCCTTCGCCGTCGCCGGACTCAACGTCAACGACCCGGCCACTTTGCGCATCATGGCGGCTGTCATGGCTGCCGGTATGGTTCCGCCGCTTGCCATGGCACTTGCCTCGACGGTGCTGCGTCCCAAGCTCTTCAGCGAAGCCGAACGGGAGAACGGAAAGGCTGCCTGGTTGCTGGGTTCGGCATTCATCTCCGAGGGCGCGATTCCGTTCGCCGCTGCCGACCCGCTTCGCGTGATCCCCTCGATGATGGCGGGCGGCGCGGTCACCGGCGCGCTGATCATGGCTTTCGACGTCACTCTCAGCGCCCCGCACGGCGGCATCTTCGTCTTCTTCGCAGTCGGCGGAATCGGCTGGTTCCTGGTCTCGCTCGCCGCGGGAACCGTGGTAGCTGCGCTCGCCGTCGTCGGAGCCAAGGAGTTCTTCCGCAAGGGGCCGTCCGATGCCGAACTCGACCCCGAAATCGTGCCCGCTGCGGCATGA
- a CDS encoding 1-phosphofructokinase family hexose kinase: protein MIVTLTANPSIDRTVQLEQRLERGSVLRAHSTRSDPGGKGVNVARVLAAADLDVLAVLPGNGGDPLLSALATGGIPHIGVATTGPARTNITIAEPDGTTTKINEPGATLSGSTLDALAQELIARADTALWFALSGSLPPGVPLGWYGELVAALRDHPCKVAVDTSDAPLTALAEGFPGSAPDLLKPNGEELAQLTGVDGHVLERAAENGDPGPAITAAQRLVDRGVGSVLATLGAAGAVLVTSDGAWIATAPPIVAVSTVGAGDSSLAGYILAEAGGGSESERLRHAVAYGSAAASLPGTTLPTPEQIDLAAVSVSAADAASPIPVPTELA, encoded by the coding sequence ATGATCGTCACACTGACAGCCAACCCGAGTATCGATCGGACCGTACAACTCGAGCAACGGCTCGAACGAGGCTCCGTCCTACGCGCCCACTCCACTCGCAGCGACCCCGGCGGCAAGGGGGTCAACGTGGCGCGTGTTCTCGCCGCAGCCGACCTCGACGTGCTCGCGGTGCTGCCGGGAAACGGTGGTGACCCTCTGCTCTCGGCGCTCGCAACCGGTGGGATTCCCCACATCGGCGTCGCCACAACGGGTCCGGCTCGCACCAACATCACCATCGCGGAACCGGACGGGACCACGACGAAGATCAACGAACCGGGCGCAACGCTGTCCGGTTCGACGCTCGACGCCCTGGCACAGGAGTTGATCGCCCGCGCCGATACCGCACTGTGGTTCGCGCTGTCCGGCTCACTGCCTCCCGGCGTTCCGCTGGGGTGGTACGGCGAACTGGTCGCCGCGCTGCGCGATCACCCGTGCAAGGTGGCGGTCGACACCTCGGACGCCCCACTGACGGCACTCGCCGAAGGCTTCCCCGGCTCGGCACCTGATCTGCTCAAACCCAACGGCGAGGAACTCGCGCAACTGACCGGCGTCGACGGCCACGTCCTCGAACGTGCTGCCGAGAACGGTGATCCCGGGCCTGCGATCACGGCGGCACAGCGATTGGTCGATCGCGGCGTCGGCAGTGTGCTCGCCACACTCGGCGCAGCCGGTGCCGTCCTCGTCACGTCCGACGGCGCGTGGATCGCCACCGCTCCCCCGATTGTCGCAGTCAGTACCGTCGGCGCAGGCGATTCGTCGCTGGCCGGCTACATCCTCGCCGAAGCGGGCGGCGGCTCGGAATCCGAGCGGCTACGTCACGCGGTCGCCTACGGAAGCGCCGCTGCCTCCCTTCCCGGCACAACCCTTCCCACACCCGAACAGATCGATCTGGCAGCGGTTTCGGTATCTGCAGCAGATGCCGCCTCTCCCATCCCCGTCCCCACCGAACTCGCCTGA